Proteins encoded by one window of Cylindrospermum stagnale PCC 7417:
- a CDS encoding NAD(P)/FAD-dependent oxidoreductase, which produces MKEILYLEVPTPDTAAVLSWLQVDFAPETGEKVLTPEGLCLRIPGINTIAGEDVSENLPDELSLFVWSVQRTTYLKVFRWADTPFPHEGKILQRLTAEIRSRFPHSYPEPPAIDLSQQSIFEALGSVYPLTVKYFQKMPNGENDLKRAYWWEQRWREGVRQPQEPRQVVFSSTDQAIRGQVGISPLSPPNPQPPIPNPQYDLIYIGGALGAIHAALMAKLGYKVLLVERLPFGRMNREWNISRDELQSLVNLGLVTTAELETIIAREYKDGFNKFFDANNPPKLRSPILHTPTVLNLALDSEKWLQMCGQKLQATAGEIWDQTEFIRADISTSQVVVTVKHLVTGKEQQVSGRLLIDAMGTASPIAWQLNGGRAFDSVCPTVGAAIAGGFEPGVWDSQYGDVLYSHGDISRGRQLIWELFPGAGEELTIYLFHYHEVKAENPGSLLEMYEDFFTILPEYRRCDLDKLVWKKPTFGYIPGHFSVGSSDRTIAFDRLMAIGDAASLQSPLIFTGFGSLVRNLERLTTLLDTALKHDLLSFRHLNRIRAYQSNVSVTWLFSKGMMVPTGKFIPPQRVNSMLNTFFGLLADEPPEVADNFIKDRCDWLTFNRLALKAASKNPALLLWIWQLAGPRDLLRWLGSYFNFSRHALVSVLLSPWLPRFLKLSKSWLEPRYPALWLHLLGINYAISTGKPRSRNQVEQVSPEAVVQISH; this is translated from the coding sequence ATGAAAGAAATCCTTTATTTAGAAGTTCCTACACCAGATACAGCGGCTGTACTTAGCTGGCTACAAGTTGATTTCGCACCAGAGACTGGGGAAAAAGTACTAACACCAGAAGGCTTATGCTTGAGAATTCCGGGGATAAATACAATCGCTGGCGAGGATGTTTCGGAAAACTTGCCAGATGAACTTTCTCTATTTGTCTGGTCTGTGCAGCGTACCACCTATCTCAAGGTCTTCCGTTGGGCAGATACACCCTTTCCTCATGAGGGAAAAATCCTGCAACGGCTGACTGCGGAAATCAGAAGCCGCTTTCCTCATAGCTACCCAGAACCGCCAGCAATTGATTTGTCCCAGCAATCAATTTTTGAGGCTCTAGGCTCTGTTTACCCCCTTACCGTCAAGTATTTTCAGAAAATGCCCAACGGGGAAAATGACCTCAAGCGTGCTTACTGGTGGGAGCAACGCTGGCGCGAAGGGGTGCGACAACCCCAAGAACCTCGGCAGGTGGTGTTTTCCTCTACCGATCAGGCGATTAGGGGACAAGTGGGAATTTCTCCCTTGTCTCCTCCCAATCCCCAACCCCCAATACCCAATCCCCAATATGACCTGATCTACATTGGTGGCGCTTTAGGGGCAATCCATGCGGCACTGATGGCAAAATTGGGATATAAAGTCCTGTTGGTGGAGCGACTACCTTTTGGGCGGATGAACCGGGAATGGAATATTTCCCGCGATGAACTTCAGAGCTTAGTGAATTTGGGTTTGGTGACAACTGCCGAGTTAGAAACCATTATTGCTAGAGAGTACAAAGATGGTTTCAATAAATTTTTTGATGCCAACAATCCTCCGAAACTGCGATCGCCTATCTTACACACCCCGACAGTCCTAAATTTAGCCTTAGATTCCGAAAAGTGGCTGCAAATGTGCGGACAAAAGCTGCAAGCTACGGCGGGGGAAATTTGGGATCAAACGGAATTTATCCGTGCGGATATCAGTACATCACAAGTTGTGGTGACTGTCAAGCATTTAGTCACTGGCAAGGAGCAGCAAGTTAGTGGGCGACTGCTAATAGATGCGATGGGAACCGCTTCCCCCATTGCTTGGCAATTAAATGGTGGTCGGGCTTTTGATAGTGTCTGTCCAACGGTGGGAGCGGCAATTGCCGGGGGATTTGAGCCGGGAGTGTGGGATTCCCAGTATGGGGACGTTTTGTACAGTCACGGGGATATTTCGCGGGGTAGGCAGTTGATTTGGGAATTATTTCCTGGGGCTGGCGAAGAACTGACGATTTATTTATTTCATTACCACGAAGTCAAGGCAGAAAATCCTGGTTCCTTGCTGGAGATGTACGAGGATTTTTTCACGATTTTGCCAGAGTATCGCCGCTGCGATCTTGACAAACTGGTGTGGAAAAAGCCGACATTTGGCTATATTCCGGGGCATTTTAGTGTTGGCAGTAGCGATCGCACAATTGCCTTTGATCGATTAATGGCGATCGGTGATGCCGCCTCACTCCAGTCTCCCCTAATCTTCACCGGCTTTGGTTCCCTAGTACGCAACCTAGAGCGCTTAACAACACTGTTGGATACTGCCCTCAAGCATGATCTACTGAGTTTCCGACACTTGAATAGAATTCGCGCTTACCAAAGCAACGTTTCCGTAACTTGGCTATTTTCTAAAGGCATGATGGTACCCACAGGGAAATTTATCCCGCCGCAACGGGTTAACTCCATGCTCAACACCTTCTTTGGGCTGTTAGCCGACGAACCGCCAGAAGTCGCAGATAACTTTATTAAAGATCGGTGCGACTGGTTGACTTTTAACCGCCTAGCCCTGAAAGCAGCGAGTAAAAATCCCGCATTGCTGCTGTGGATTTGGCAATTGGCTGGTCCAAGGGATTTGCTCCGGTGGCTAGGGAGTTATTTCAACTTTAGCCGTCATGCCCTCGTTAGCGTCTTGCTGAGTCCCTGGTTGCCGCGCTTCCTAAAATTGAGCAAATCTTGGTTAGAACCCCGCTATCCGGCTTTGTGGCTGCATTTGCTGGGGATTAACTACGCGATTTCTACAGGCAAACCGCGATCGCGAAATCAGGTAGAACAAGTCAGCCCAGAAGCAGTAGTTCAAATTAGTCATTAG
- the cimA gene encoding citramalate synthase, with translation MTIIPSSQLWLYDTTLRDGTQREGLSVSIEDKLRIARRLDQLGIPFIEGGWPGANPKDVQFFWQLQEDPLKQAEIVAFCSTRRPNTTAAEEPMLQPILAAGTRWVTIFGKSWDLHVTTGLKTSLEENLAMISDTVAYLRSQGRRIIYDAEHWFDGYKHNPDYALQTLEAAVAAGAEWVVLCDTNGGALPHEVTQIVESVKSHLSNLICQIPMTNDQGQRTIPQIGIHTHNDSDLAVANALAAVMAGATMVQGTINGYGERCGNANLCSLIPNLQLKLGYGCIGEHQLLQLTEASRFVSEVVNLAPDEHAPFVGRSAFAHKGGIHVSAVERNPLTYEHIQPEQVGNRRRIVISEQSGLSNVLAKARAFGIELDKEKPEAREILQRMKDLESEGYQFEAAEASFVLLMHEALGDRQLFFEVKGFQVHCDLIEGKESTNALATIKVTVNGKNILEAAEGNGPVAALDAALRKALVNFYPQIATFELTDYKVRILNGHTGTAAKTRVLVESRSGLQRWTTVGVSTNILEASYQAVVEGLEYGLLLHSQTAAALKI, from the coding sequence ATGACCATAATTCCCTCATCCCAACTTTGGCTCTATGACACCACTCTACGGGATGGCACTCAACGCGAAGGGCTATCAGTGTCCATAGAAGATAAGTTACGCATTGCCCGGAGACTCGATCAACTGGGTATTCCCTTCATTGAAGGCGGTTGGCCTGGTGCTAATCCCAAGGATGTACAATTTTTCTGGCAACTCCAAGAAGATCCGCTCAAACAAGCAGAAATTGTTGCTTTTTGTTCGACTCGACGCCCCAACACCACTGCCGCCGAGGAACCGATGCTGCAACCTATTCTGGCTGCGGGTACTCGTTGGGTAACAATTTTCGGCAAGTCTTGGGATTTACACGTCACAACAGGACTCAAGACGAGTTTAGAAGAAAATTTAGCGATGATCAGCGATACGGTTGCATATCTCCGTTCTCAAGGACGTCGCATTATCTACGATGCTGAACACTGGTTTGATGGCTATAAGCATAATCCCGATTATGCTTTACAGACATTAGAGGCAGCAGTGGCAGCTGGCGCTGAATGGGTAGTCCTCTGTGATACCAATGGCGGCGCTTTACCCCATGAAGTTACTCAAATAGTGGAATCAGTCAAAAGTCATTTGTCAAATCTCATTTGTCAAATACCAATGACTAATGACCAAGGACAAAGGACTATTCCCCAAATTGGCATTCATACTCATAATGATTCGGATCTAGCGGTGGCTAATGCCCTAGCAGCAGTCATGGCCGGGGCGACAATGGTGCAGGGTACAATTAACGGTTACGGTGAACGTTGTGGTAATGCTAACCTCTGTTCATTGATTCCCAATTTACAACTGAAGTTGGGTTATGGCTGTATCGGTGAACACCAGCTTTTGCAACTTACAGAAGCTAGTCGCTTTGTGAGTGAGGTGGTAAATCTTGCCCCTGATGAACACGCGCCTTTTGTGGGACGTTCGGCTTTTGCTCATAAAGGTGGGATTCATGTATCAGCGGTGGAACGTAACCCTCTAACTTATGAACACATTCAGCCGGAACAAGTGGGGAACCGTCGGCGGATTGTGATTTCTGAACAGTCAGGACTAAGTAATGTTTTAGCCAAAGCGCGGGCTTTTGGCATTGAACTGGATAAAGAGAAACCAGAAGCGCGAGAAATTCTCCAACGGATGAAAGATTTGGAGAGTGAAGGCTATCAATTTGAAGCAGCTGAGGCGAGTTTTGTGCTGTTGATGCATGAAGCTTTAGGCGATCGCCAATTGTTCTTTGAAGTCAAAGGTTTTCAAGTACACTGTGACTTGATTGAGGGTAAAGAATCTACCAATGCCTTGGCAACAATTAAAGTCACTGTCAACGGTAAAAATATTCTGGAAGCAGCGGAAGGTAACGGCCCGGTGGCAGCTTTAGATGCTGCTTTACGTAAGGCTTTGGTTAACTTTTACCCCCAGATTGCTACTTTTGAGTTGACAGATTATAAAGTCCGGATTCTCAACGGACATACGGGGACAGCGGCGAAAACTCGTGTGTTGGTAGAATCACGCAGCGGACTACAACGCTGGACAACTGTCGGGGTTTCAACAAATATTTTAGAGGCTTCCTATCAAGCGGTGGTAGAAGGCTTGGAATATGGTTTGTTGTTGCACTCCCAAACAGCAGCGGCGTTGAAAATTTAA
- a CDS encoding 2Fe-2S iron-sulfur cluster-binding protein, with translation MPKVLAQGKTIECQSHANLRKILLHNGIDLYNGNAKVINCRGIGSCGTCAVKVEGEVSAANWRDKTRRSLPPHSPTSDLRLACQTEVLDDDVKVTKFEGFWGQGSQIVWTPFG, from the coding sequence ATGCCCAAGGTACTAGCTCAAGGTAAAACAATTGAGTGCCAAAGCCACGCCAATTTGCGGAAGATATTGCTGCACAACGGTATTGACCTTTATAACGGCAATGCTAAGGTTATAAACTGCCGAGGTATTGGCAGCTGTGGTACCTGTGCGGTTAAGGTAGAAGGCGAAGTATCCGCAGCGAATTGGCGTGACAAAACGCGGCGCTCTCTTCCTCCCCATTCTCCTACATCAGACCTGCGTTTAGCTTGTCAAACTGAGGTTTTAGACGATGATGTAAAAGTGACAAAGTTTGAGGGATTTTGGGGCCAAGGTTCTCAAATAGTGTGGACACCATTCGGTTAA
- the thiO gene encoding glycine oxidase ThiO, producing the protein MTSDVLIIGGGVIGLAIAIELKLRGANVTVLCRDFRAAAAHAAAGMLAPDAENIQNQAMLSLCWRSRSLYPDWTRKLEELTGLNTGYWPCGILAPVYQHQDEKNPSLSPSSPESPAYWLDQAAIHQYQPGLGAEVLGGWWYPEDAQVDNQALAGVLWATAESLGVELKDGVTVEAIRQQQGQVVGVQTNIGDMRAAEYVLATGAWSNQLLPLPVSPRKGQMLSVQIPEFVPELPLTRVLYGQDIYIVPRRNRSIIIGATSEDVGFTPHNTPAGIQSLLQAAIRLYPQLEHYPILKFWWGFRPATPDELPILGNSHCKNLTFAVGHHRNGILLTPITAALIADLIWSQKSDPLLANFHYSRFHRQPSTSPTMLTHPANFSNGNGKNLSLQPSEFSIQDSGLIIAGKTFKSRLMTGTGKYRSIKEMQESVAASGCQIVTVAVRRVQTKAAGHEGLAEALDWQKIWMLPNTAGCQTAEEAIRVARLGREMAKLLGQEDNNFVKLEVIPDLKYLLPDPIGTLQAAEQLVKEGFAVLPYINADPMLAKRLEEVGCVTVMPLASPIGSGQGLKTTANIQIIIENAKIPVVVDAGIGSPSEAAQAMELGADALLINSAIALSENPPVMAHAMNLAAVAGRLAYLAGRMPVKDYASPSSPLTGKITG; encoded by the coding sequence ATGACTAGTGATGTTTTAATTATTGGTGGCGGCGTTATTGGCTTGGCGATCGCCATCGAACTAAAATTGCGTGGGGCAAATGTCACCGTACTTTGCCGCGATTTCAGGGCTGCGGCTGCCCACGCTGCCGCTGGGATGTTGGCACCAGATGCGGAAAACATCCAAAATCAGGCAATGCTGTCTTTATGTTGGCGATCGCGTTCTTTATATCCAGACTGGACGCGCAAGCTCGAAGAACTCACCGGTCTCAATACCGGGTATTGGCCCTGTGGTATCTTAGCACCCGTTTATCAACACCAGGATGAGAAAAACCCCTCTTTATCCCCATCTTCCCCTGAATCACCCGCTTATTGGTTAGATCAAGCAGCAATTCATCAATATCAGCCAGGATTGGGTGCAGAAGTCCTTGGTGGCTGGTGGTATCCTGAAGACGCCCAAGTTGACAACCAAGCTCTAGCTGGTGTACTGTGGGCAACTGCCGAGTCTCTTGGTGTGGAACTCAAAGACGGCGTGACAGTAGAAGCTATTAGGCAACAACAAGGCCAAGTCGTCGGTGTCCAAACCAATATTGGGGATATGCGCGCCGCCGAATATGTTTTAGCTACAGGCGCTTGGTCAAATCAATTATTACCACTACCCGTCAGTCCCCGCAAAGGGCAAATGCTGAGTGTACAAATACCAGAATTTGTGCCGGAATTACCCTTGACGCGAGTACTATATGGGCAAGATATTTATATCGTCCCCAGGCGCAATCGTTCGATCATTATTGGAGCCACAAGCGAAGATGTCGGCTTTACTCCCCACAATACCCCAGCCGGTATTCAAAGCTTATTACAAGCAGCCATTCGCCTATACCCCCAATTAGAACATTACCCCATACTTAAATTCTGGTGGGGATTTCGTCCAGCTACCCCCGATGAATTACCAATTTTGGGCAATAGCCACTGTAAAAATTTAACCTTTGCCGTTGGACATCACCGCAATGGGATTTTGCTCACACCGATAACAGCAGCATTGATTGCCGATCTGATTTGGTCACAAAAGTCAGATCCCCTACTAGCTAATTTTCACTATTCGCGCTTTCACCGCCAGCCATCTACCTCCCCAACCATGCTTACTCACCCTGCCAATTTCTCCAACGGAAACGGTAAAAACCTATCTCTACAGCCTTCAGAATTCAGCATTCAAGACTCAGGACTGATTATCGCTGGCAAAACCTTTAAATCCCGCTTGATGACGGGAACTGGTAAGTATCGCAGCATCAAGGAAATGCAAGAAAGTGTTGCCGCTAGTGGTTGCCAAATTGTGACTGTAGCCGTGCGACGGGTACAAACCAAAGCAGCTGGACATGAAGGTTTAGCTGAAGCACTAGATTGGCAGAAAATTTGGATGTTACCCAATACCGCAGGTTGTCAAACTGCCGAAGAGGCGATTCGTGTGGCCCGTTTAGGGCGGGAAATGGCAAAATTATTGGGACAGGAAGATAATAATTTTGTCAAGTTAGAAGTAATACCAGACCTTAAGTATTTACTCCCTGACCCGATTGGCACACTGCAAGCAGCAGAACAATTAGTTAAAGAAGGCTTTGCTGTGTTGCCTTATATCAACGCTGATCCGATGTTAGCCAAGCGTTTAGAAGAGGTTGGCTGTGTGACGGTAATGCCTTTAGCATCGCCCATTGGTTCGGGACAGGGGCTGAAAACAACTGCCAATATTCAGATTATTATTGAAAATGCCAAGATTCCAGTAGTAGTAGATGCGGGTATTGGTTCGCCCTCAGAAGCCGCCCAGGCGATGGAGTTGGGGGCAGATGCTTTGTTGATTAATAGTGCGATCGCACTTTCTGAAAACCCGCCAGTTATGGCTCACGCGATGAATCTCGCAGCCGTCGCCGGTCGTCTGGCATATCTGGCAGGAAGGATGCCGGTTAAAGACTACGCCAGCCCTAGTTCGCCGCTGACAGGCAAGATTACTGGTTAG
- a CDS encoding TIGR03643 family protein codes for MKLPNLDTETINRIIEMAWEDRTPFDAIETQFDLQEKQVIALMRREMKESSFLMWRERVTKRKTKHLHNREFIAGRFKSDNQKT; via the coding sequence ATGAAGCTACCAAATCTTGACACTGAAACTATAAATCGCATCATTGAAATGGCATGGGAAGATAGAACACCTTTTGATGCAATTGAAACTCAGTTTGACCTACAAGAAAAACAGGTAATTGCCTTAATGAGGCGTGAAATGAAGGAATCCAGCTTTCTGATGTGGCGCGAACGAGTTACCAAGCGTAAAACTAAACATCTACATAACCGAGAGTTTATTGCCGGTAGGTTTAAGTCCGACAATCAAAAAACCTAA
- a CDS encoding AAA family ATPase, whose protein sequence is MQRISIENFGLVKKFEADVTDVMLLIGPQASGKSTISKTIFMFKSIGDEIINNIFSHNIENLANPVYTVLNHIKINFLDSLGMKQDVETFSITYKYSNSKEITIWKYKDDLDIELTPILKKELTLLIKDIIEYKIIYKNQQNKHKTLEELRELEVDRRIYFRDCKSRIDNLFEDTHYPVFIPSGRSLMSTLTDQLRDIEKPNTLDYFTKTFVERINLLKPSLTDGLNSLKEQIFLQIGTDVNDVRFAAFLVRKILKGEYKFNGDNERIYIDNNKYVNLNYASSGQQESIWILLLIFKYILDGTSVFTVFEEPEAHLYPETQSDIVELIGLFANLNNNQIIITTHSPYILSSFNNLLYAHQVATKKAGSEQEAVESIVNKKSWIAPARTSAYFISENGFESIMDEELKLIQAEKIDSASSIINNKFNDLFNLDD, encoded by the coding sequence ATGCAAAGAATCTCTATAGAAAATTTTGGACTAGTTAAGAAATTTGAAGCAGATGTTACTGATGTCATGCTATTAATTGGCCCGCAAGCAAGCGGTAAAAGCACAATTAGCAAGACAATTTTTATGTTTAAATCTATCGGAGATGAAATAATAAATAATATTTTTTCTCATAATATAGAAAATCTTGCTAATCCTGTTTATACAGTTTTAAATCATATAAAAATAAATTTCTTAGACAGTCTTGGCATGAAACAGGATGTTGAAACATTCAGCATTACATATAAATATTCAAACAGCAAAGAAATAACAATTTGGAAGTATAAAGATGATCTAGATATAGAATTAACTCCTATTCTTAAGAAGGAATTAACTCTGCTGATCAAAGACATCATTGAGTACAAAATTATCTACAAAAATCAACAGAACAAACATAAAACATTGGAAGAATTAAGAGAATTAGAAGTAGACAGAAGAATTTACTTTAGAGATTGTAAATCACGCATTGATAATTTATTTGAAGATACCCACTATCCGGTATTCATACCTTCGGGTAGAAGCCTGATGTCTACGTTAACTGATCAACTGCGAGATATAGAAAAACCAAATACTTTAGATTATTTCACAAAAACTTTTGTTGAAAGAATTAATTTATTAAAGCCTTCCTTGACAGATGGTTTAAATTCTCTGAAAGAACAGATTTTTTTACAAATTGGTACTGATGTAAACGATGTTAGATTTGCTGCTTTTTTAGTCAGGAAAATATTAAAGGGAGAATACAAGTTTAATGGCGATAATGAAAGAATTTATATTGATAATAATAAGTATGTTAACCTAAATTATGCATCTTCAGGACAGCAAGAATCTATTTGGATTCTTTTGCTGATATTTAAGTATATCTTAGACGGAACGAGTGTGTTTACAGTATTTGAAGAACCGGAAGCACATCTTTATCCAGAAACACAAAGTGATATTGTAGAACTTATTGGTTTATTTGCCAATCTTAATAATAATCAAATAATTATTACTACTCATAGCCCATATATTCTATCATCTTTTAATAATCTGTTGTATGCTCACCAAGTTGCTACAAAGAAAGCTGGTAGTGAGCAAGAAGCTGTGGAAAGTATTGTAAATAAGAAGAGTTGGATTGCTCCTGCTCGTACTTCAGCATATTTTATTTCTGAAAATGGCTTTGAGTCAATTATGGATGAAGAACTTAAACTGATTCAAGCTGAAAAAATAGATAGCGCATCTAGTATAATTAACAACAAGTTTAATGACTTGTTTAATCTAGATGACTGA
- the psb34 gene encoding photosystem II assembly protein Psb34, whose product MPYTNEEGGLVNNFASEPKVYQAEPPNRGQQRTYIILGITAAVFVGGLIFVAFAVSNAG is encoded by the coding sequence ATGCCTTATACAAACGAAGAAGGCGGTTTGGTCAATAATTTTGCCAGTGAACCGAAGGTTTATCAAGCAGAACCACCAAATCGAGGGCAACAGCGCACCTATATTATCTTAGGAATCACTGCGGCAGTATTTGTCGGTGGCTTGATTTTTGTTGCCTTCGCTGTCTCCAATGCTGGTTAA
- a CDS encoding tetratricopeptide repeat protein, translating into MSVNDTAHTNNFTWNRQAYQRLKLALSLGLRRQIFLAVCDDLHLRNQVAARLHSTLAYPVGQVLYKPSNIGENSTPAYPRLVTLRLNLSDPNPIVQINQWLANYPPPIVGATKDHPGHPLPIPAFQIVGVELLTKQPVAVQRLFLQYLRFSEQHFSTQESSKFLESSILLWVSRPWLSAIQQSAPQFWHSRTGVFIFAGEPTPMKQSRDYPERLSGSRNLDLGNLEQSILDELVNPADSGEKTAKEEKFAENDNLQTQTPVNLGHKPQQRVPSIVNLSPTATKQQDSAVRYVSETSTRSLSSLSHISKELTELVIATINTNITQDAEDNWQPQQILQEIEQLHSQQASGESLAAAYQHLGNLYRLRIEQGQSTLENLMVAIIAYQESISYDDTSPQLPDILNDLGTLYWMLYRTPANSEEGQTYIEQGIEFYQLALKLISPQAQPETYARVQNNLGTAYGDLARFSHPVENWEQAVVAYGEALRYRTAEMDSLKYAACQNNLGTAYWHLGQYNEPVIHLKKAIAAYNLALVYYNPDEEPLKYGMIQNNIGTAYWNLAQYEQPEENLQLAIYVYSEALKYRTPANVPSAYAATQNNLGTAYWHIANLSQATKEDRQNFLQLCITAYEEAVLLAQTLSGIPLSFDLFATYNNLGLAHYQLVTDKYFNGNKKALSKHLEAALDNHLQALNGLSEQPEAYQATFTYVIKTIRTFHNELGIQGQNLALSKVPGHLLPEILPKL; encoded by the coding sequence ATGAGCGTGAATGACACTGCACACACAAATAATTTTACTTGGAATCGGCAGGCATATCAGCGCCTGAAACTTGCCCTCAGTCTCGGATTACGGCGACAAATCTTTTTAGCTGTATGTGATGATTTACACTTAAGAAATCAAGTTGCGGCTCGGTTGCACTCTACATTGGCTTATCCAGTTGGGCAAGTGCTATATAAGCCATCAAATATAGGGGAAAATAGCACTCCAGCCTATCCGCGATTAGTTACATTGCGGTTAAATTTAAGCGATCCCAATCCGATAGTTCAGATTAATCAATGGTTGGCTAATTATCCACCACCAATTGTTGGAGCAACAAAAGATCACCCTGGACATCCTTTACCAATACCAGCATTTCAGATTGTTGGTGTGGAGCTACTAACTAAGCAACCAGTAGCGGTACAGCGGTTATTTTTACAATATCTCCGCTTCAGTGAGCAGCATTTCTCTACCCAAGAGTCGAGCAAATTCCTAGAATCTAGCATCCTGTTGTGGGTATCGCGTCCTTGGTTATCTGCCATTCAGCAATCGGCACCGCAGTTTTGGCACAGTCGTACTGGTGTATTTATATTTGCCGGCGAACCTACACCAATGAAACAAAGCCGAGATTATCCGGAACGTTTATCGGGTTCGAGAAATTTGGATTTAGGGAATCTTGAGCAATCGATTTTAGATGAATTAGTCAACCCAGCAGACAGCGGAGAAAAAACAGCCAAGGAGGAGAAGTTTGCGGAAAATGACAATTTACAAACACAAACACCAGTCAATCTCGGACATAAACCCCAGCAAAGAGTGCCATCAATAGTGAATTTATCGCCAACTGCAACCAAGCAGCAAGATTCTGCTGTGAGATATGTTAGTGAGACTAGTACGCGATCGCTATCTTCTTTGTCTCATATTAGCAAAGAGTTAACTGAGCTAGTCATTGCCACGATTAACACGAATATTACTCAAGACGCAGAAGATAACTGGCAACCACAGCAAATTCTCCAGGAAATTGAGCAATTACATTCACAGCAGGCTTCAGGGGAGTCACTAGCAGCAGCTTATCAGCATTTAGGGAACTTATATCGTCTCCGCATTGAGCAAGGACAATCAACCCTAGAAAACTTGATGGTGGCAATTATTGCCTATCAAGAGTCAATCAGCTATGACGACACCTCACCGCAACTGCCAGATATTTTAAATGACTTGGGTACACTCTACTGGATGCTGTACCGCACACCTGCCAATTCTGAGGAGGGACAAACTTACATTGAGCAGGGAATAGAATTTTATCAGTTAGCATTAAAGCTGATCTCACCCCAGGCACAGCCGGAAACTTACGCGCGGGTGCAAAATAATTTGGGAACAGCTTACGGTGATTTAGCACGTTTTTCTCACCCTGTGGAAAACTGGGAACAAGCAGTTGTCGCTTACGGTGAGGCTTTGCGCTACCGTACAGCGGAAATGGACTCATTGAAGTATGCTGCTTGTCAGAACAATTTGGGTACTGCTTACTGGCATTTAGGACAATATAATGAGCCAGTGATCCATCTCAAAAAAGCGATCGCAGCTTACAACTTAGCACTGGTGTACTACAATCCCGACGAGGAACCGCTAAAGTATGGCATGATTCAAAACAACATCGGCACTGCTTATTGGAATCTGGCTCAATACGAACAACCAGAAGAAAACCTCCAACTAGCAATTTATGTCTACAGTGAAGCGCTAAAATATCGCACCCCTGCCAATGTCCCCAGCGCTTATGCTGCCACACAAAATAACCTTGGCACTGCCTACTGGCATATAGCAAATTTATCTCAAGCAACTAAAGAAGACCGGCAGAATTTTCTGCAACTATGCATCACCGCTTATGAAGAAGCCGTTTTGCTAGCTCAAACACTTAGCGGTATCCCCTTAAGTTTTGATTTATTTGCCACATACAATAACCTAGGACTAGCCCATTATCAGCTAGTAACAGATAAATATTTTAATGGTAACAAAAAAGCACTTTCTAAACATTTAGAAGCAGCCTTAGACAACCATTTACAAGCCTTAAATGGGTTAAGCGAACAACCAGAAGCTTATCAAGCAACCTTCACTTATGTGATCAAAACAATTCGCACTTTCCATAATGAATTAGGAATACAAGGACAAAATCTAGCTTTATCCAAAGTTCCTGGGCATTTATTACCAGAAATTTTGCCTAAGTTGTAA